One genomic segment of Microbacterium sp. ProA8 includes these proteins:
- a CDS encoding fumarylacetoacetate hydrolase family protein → MTTTSTGPEAPFALARYREEGGVRLGLVAGDRIRPLTSDDLGAPGLNAFLAAPDWDRLATLAKNADGGWMPLADVTLTAPVEPRQVLQTGANYRQHVIELVAAGLTNNSDRTPEEARESAAKMMDDRAANGEPYFFIGLPACVVGDDVPLALPAYSDVHDWELELAVVIGREAFRVSREDALGHVAGYTIANDITTRDLVFRKDMKEIGTDWYRAKNAPGFLPTGPFLVPAAFIDGSDLAVRLELNGDVMQDASTSDLLFDIPALVSGASQTMPLLPGDILLTGSPAGNGQHWKRFLRDGDVMTGTIAGLGAQVVRCVADPVAVS, encoded by the coding sequence ATGACGACGACGTCGACCGGACCCGAAGCCCCCTTCGCCCTCGCCCGCTACCGGGAGGAGGGTGGCGTGCGCCTGGGCCTCGTGGCCGGCGACCGCATCCGCCCGCTCACCTCCGACGACCTCGGTGCGCCGGGCCTCAACGCCTTCCTCGCCGCTCCCGACTGGGACCGGCTGGCGACGCTCGCGAAGAACGCCGACGGCGGGTGGATGCCGCTGGCCGACGTCACGCTGACGGCGCCGGTCGAGCCGCGCCAGGTGCTGCAGACGGGCGCCAACTACCGGCAGCACGTGATCGAGCTGGTGGCGGCGGGGCTCACGAACAACTCCGATCGCACGCCCGAGGAGGCGCGGGAGTCCGCGGCGAAGATGATGGACGACCGTGCCGCGAACGGCGAGCCGTACTTCTTCATCGGCCTGCCCGCGTGCGTGGTCGGCGACGACGTGCCGCTCGCGCTCCCCGCCTACAGCGACGTGCACGACTGGGAGCTCGAACTCGCCGTCGTGATCGGCCGCGAGGCGTTCCGCGTCTCGCGCGAGGACGCTCTCGGCCACGTCGCGGGGTACACGATCGCCAACGACATCACCACGCGGGACCTGGTGTTCCGCAAGGACATGAAGGAGATCGGCACCGACTGGTACCGCGCGAAGAACGCCCCCGGCTTCCTGCCCACGGGGCCGTTCCTGGTGCCCGCGGCCTTCATCGACGGCTCCGACCTCGCCGTGCGGCTGGAGCTCAACGGCGATGTCATGCAGGATGCCTCGACCAGCGACCTGCTGTTCGACATCCCGGCGCTCGTCTCCGGCGCCTCGCAGACCATGCCCCTGCTGCCGGGCGACATCCTGCTCACCGGCAGCCCGGCGGGCAACGGCCAGCACTGGAAGCGATTCCTCCGCGACGGCGACGTCATG
- a CDS encoding VOC family protein, protein MIKLLSHLSYVAITSPDVEASVEFYKNQVGLVEVDRIDGAVYLRCWGDYYAYSVVVVPGDEPALDTMAWRTSSAEALDEAARRIEAAGVAGEWLDDVPQIGRAYRFRGPWGHSMTLHWDVTRHHATDANALEGESASIYPDRPSRRSKVAGAPRQLDHVTIACSDVDAFAAWYNDVLGFRIMARTVLDEAPISVFSVLTTNEKSHDLGVVLDGSSRAGRINHYAFWVDTREELLIAADVLGENGYPIEYGPSIHGIGEQNFLYYREPSSLRIELNTGGYRNYVPDWEPNTWRPSQGSNNFYRNSTMPMSMTESFPSADGPSATEEGVPDEIKDALLNPYAKHGQG, encoded by the coding sequence ATGATCAAACTCCTGTCTCACCTGTCGTATGTGGCGATCACGTCGCCGGACGTCGAGGCATCCGTCGAGTTCTACAAGAACCAGGTCGGTCTCGTCGAGGTCGACCGCATCGACGGCGCCGTCTACCTGCGCTGCTGGGGTGACTACTACGCCTACTCGGTGGTGGTCGTGCCCGGCGACGAGCCGGCCCTCGACACGATGGCCTGGCGCACCTCGAGCGCCGAGGCGCTCGACGAGGCCGCCCGCCGGATCGAGGCCGCGGGCGTCGCAGGCGAGTGGCTCGACGACGTGCCGCAGATCGGCCGCGCGTACCGCTTCAGGGGCCCGTGGGGTCACTCGATGACGCTCCACTGGGACGTCACGCGCCACCACGCCACCGACGCGAACGCGCTCGAGGGCGAGTCCGCCTCGATCTACCCCGACCGTCCGTCACGGCGCAGCAAGGTCGCCGGCGCGCCGCGCCAGCTCGACCACGTCACCATCGCGTGCAGCGACGTCGACGCGTTCGCGGCCTGGTACAACGACGTGCTCGGCTTCCGCATCATGGCCCGCACCGTCCTCGACGAGGCCCCGATCTCGGTGTTCTCGGTGCTCACCACGAACGAGAAGTCGCACGACCTCGGCGTCGTGCTCGACGGCTCGAGCCGCGCCGGACGCATCAACCACTACGCCTTCTGGGTAGACACCCGTGAGGAACTGCTCATCGCGGCCGACGTGCTGGGCGAGAACGGCTACCCGATCGAGTACGGCCCGTCGATCCACGGCATCGGCGAGCAGAACTTCCTGTACTACCGGGAGCCCTCGAGCCTGCGCATCGAGCTGAACACCGGCGGCTACCGCAACTACGTGCCGGACTGGGAGCCCAACACCTGGCGGCCGTCGCAGGGCTCCAACAACTTCTACCGCAACAGCACGATGCCGATGTCGATGACGGAGTCGTTCCCGTCCGCAGACGGCCCGTCGGCCACCGAGGAGGGCGTCCCCGACGAGATCAAGGACGCACTGCTCAATCCCTACGCCAAGCACGGCCAGGGCTGA
- a CDS encoding LysR family transcriptional regulator has protein sequence MSDRPLLSRLDLNLLVALDALLTERSVTRAAERLHLSQPALSASLARLRTHFNDPILARRGNTYELTPFALHLADHTTAALEAARRVFESQATWSPEESTREFAIYGSDYGFVTVGNVVSRLAEERAPGVRFRFMLHNPAIVDDAAARLRSVDGIIIPHGPLSELPYADLWHDDWVAIVADSNDAVGDVLTREQLGELPWAMTYQSRSAFTSAARQVQQLGIEPRIEVVVESFLSMTHFIVGTSRVAIIQAAIAPLALRAGGVRVVGLPFDPTPLTNALWWHPVHGRDPEHAWMRDLFVEAGRIVDAGAHVHAQAGT, from the coding sequence GTGTCCGACCGACCGCTGCTCTCCCGCCTGGATCTCAACCTGCTCGTCGCCCTCGACGCGCTCCTCACCGAGCGCAGCGTGACGCGCGCGGCGGAGCGCCTGCACCTCAGTCAGCCCGCGCTGAGCGCGTCCCTCGCGCGCCTGCGCACCCACTTCAACGACCCGATCCTCGCGCGACGCGGCAACACCTACGAGCTGACCCCGTTCGCCCTGCATCTCGCCGACCACACGACGGCGGCACTGGAAGCCGCGCGCCGGGTGTTCGAGAGCCAGGCGACGTGGTCGCCGGAGGAGTCCACGCGCGAGTTCGCGATCTACGGCTCGGACTACGGCTTCGTGACGGTCGGCAACGTGGTGTCGAGGCTGGCCGAAGAGCGCGCCCCCGGCGTGCGCTTCCGCTTCATGCTGCACAACCCCGCGATCGTCGACGACGCGGCCGCGCGCCTGCGCTCGGTCGACGGCATCATCATCCCGCACGGGCCACTGTCGGAACTGCCCTACGCCGACCTCTGGCACGACGACTGGGTGGCGATCGTGGCGGATTCCAACGACGCCGTGGGCGACGTCCTCACCCGGGAGCAGCTCGGCGAGCTGCCCTGGGCGATGACGTATCAGTCGCGTTCCGCCTTCACGTCGGCGGCCCGGCAGGTGCAGCAGCTCGGCATCGAACCGCGCATCGAGGTCGTCGTCGAGAGCTTCCTCTCCATGACGCACTTCATCGTCGGCACGTCGCGCGTCGCCATCATCCAGGCCGCCATCGCGCCCCTGGCCCTGCGCGCCGGCGGCGTGCGCGTGGTGGGGCTGCCGTTCGATCCGACGCCTTTGACCAACGCGCTGTGGTGGCACCCGGTGCACGGCCGCGATCCCGAGCACGCCTGGATGCGCGATCTCTTCGTCGAGGCGGGACGGATCGTGGATGCCGGAGCCCACGTCCACGCCCAGGCCGGGACGTAG
- a CDS encoding MFS transporter, with protein MTTSTASVALPPASAATSAPARLPLRSLLILSLGVLVTVTAESLPAGLMPEMSADLGVSPMQIGLLISIWALTVIVTSIPLAKTVSRVDRRLVVGVSLGVFALATLATALAPSYGFAFAMRIASAMAHGVFWAVVIVYASALLAPSHLGRGLALVTAGGTAATVAGLPAATLLAQGLGWRAAFAVLGAIALILGVVVMRGMPRYVPEPASASARAAGFWRDPSLPALIAFGASAILIAVAQFASFTYIRPYLDVSASVDSAWVAGVLFAYGIAGMGGVVAAGFLADRFPRSSLVVILIAFALAFTMLTLAAGVLAVVIGALLVWGFAIGALFPLLQTTLMRIATERTRTLASAGIVVLFNVGIAAGPWLGGVVGGETSPTVTTAVSAAAMVVAALFGALGVVLAGRRLAAARD; from the coding sequence ATGACCACGTCCACGGCATCCGTCGCTCTCCCTCCCGCATCTGCGGCGACGTCCGCGCCTGCTCGCCTTCCGCTCCGCTCCCTCCTCATCCTGAGCCTCGGAGTGCTCGTCACGGTGACGGCCGAGTCGCTGCCCGCGGGGCTCATGCCCGAGATGTCGGCCGACCTCGGTGTCTCGCCGATGCAAATCGGCCTGCTCATCTCGATCTGGGCGCTCACCGTCATCGTCACGAGCATCCCGCTGGCAAAGACGGTGTCGCGGGTCGACCGGCGCCTGGTGGTCGGCGTGTCCCTCGGCGTGTTCGCGCTCGCGACGCTGGCGACGGCCCTCGCGCCGTCGTACGGCTTCGCCTTCGCCATGCGCATCGCTTCGGCGATGGCGCACGGCGTGTTCTGGGCCGTGGTCATCGTCTACGCGAGCGCGCTGCTGGCGCCCTCGCACCTCGGCCGCGGGCTGGCGCTCGTCACGGCCGGCGGCACGGCGGCGACGGTCGCCGGGCTTCCCGCGGCGACACTCCTGGCTCAGGGCCTCGGCTGGCGGGCAGCCTTCGCCGTGCTCGGGGCCATCGCGCTGATCCTCGGAGTCGTGGTCATGCGCGGGATGCCGCGGTACGTGCCCGAGCCGGCGTCGGCGTCGGCGCGAGCGGCCGGCTTCTGGCGCGACCCGTCGCTGCCGGCACTGATCGCCTTCGGGGCGTCGGCGATCCTCATCGCGGTGGCGCAGTTCGCCTCGTTCACCTACATCAGGCCCTACCTGGATGTCTCGGCCTCCGTCGATTCCGCCTGGGTGGCGGGAGTGCTGTTCGCCTACGGCATCGCGGGCATGGGCGGCGTGGTGGCGGCCGGCTTCCTGGCCGACCGCTTCCCCCGCAGCTCGCTGGTGGTCATCCTGATCGCGTTCGCCCTCGCGTTCACGATGCTCACCCTCGCCGCGGGGGTGCTCGCGGTCGTGATCGGCGCCCTCCTCGTGTGGGGCTTCGCGATCGGGGCGCTCTTCCCGCTGCTGCAGACGACGCTCATGCGGATCGCCACCGAACGCACCCGCACGCTCGCCAGCGCCGGGATCGTCGTGCTGTTCAACGTCGGCATCGCCGCGGGGCCGTGGCTCGGCGGGGTCGTCGGAGGCGAGACGTCGCCGACCGTCACGACCGCGGTCTCGGCCGCGGCGATGGTCGTCGCCGCGCTATTCGGCGCACTCGGCGTGGTGCTCGCCGGGCGCCGGCTCGCCGCGGCGCGCGACTGA
- a CDS encoding MerR family transcriptional regulator: MKIGELAERTGIPPRMLRYYEEQGLLVSERSANGYRSYDEADVERATRARGLVQAGLTTRLAKVVLDVERQCAMAQPTCSRELAEMLATELAALDERLACLTKSRDAVAEYLALTRNGDLLRAVGAA; this comes from the coding sequence GTGAAGATCGGCGAACTGGCGGAGCGCACCGGCATCCCCCCGCGGATGCTGCGGTACTACGAAGAGCAGGGTCTGCTGGTCTCGGAGCGGTCGGCGAACGGCTACCGCTCGTACGACGAGGCGGACGTCGAGCGCGCCACCCGCGCCCGCGGCCTCGTGCAGGCGGGCCTCACGACGCGCCTCGCGAAAGTGGTGCTCGACGTCGAGCGCCAATGCGCCATGGCTCAGCCGACGTGCTCGCGGGAGCTGGCCGAGATGCTGGCGACCGAGCTCGCCGCCCTCGACGAGCGCCTCGCCTGCCTCACGAAGAGCCGCGACGCCGTCGCCGAGTACCTCGCACTCACCCGCAACGGCGACCTGTTGCGCGCCGTCGGCGCGGCGTAG
- the purU gene encoding formyltetrahydrofolate deformylase yields MAASPHLKPDHACLIVHGSDRPGIVAAVSAMITRIGGNIVAFDQYSDDPTGGAYFQRVVFHRPGFAADRPAIEGEIAQTLAGFELEWSLTDQSVPKRMAILASQQDHCLLDLLWRHRRGDLPVTIPMVISNHTTSAEDVRSFGVPFFHVPSTPGPDKSASEAKILELLKGNVDVVVLARYMQILSGDFLSQLGVPVINIHHSFLPAFIGAEPYKKAKERGVKLIGATSHYVTDDLDEGPIIEQDTVRVTHADSAAELARRGADVERQVLSRAVLWHAEDRVIRHGNHTIVF; encoded by the coding sequence ATGGCTGCCTCCCCGCATCTCAAGCCCGACCACGCCTGCCTCATCGTGCACGGCAGTGACCGCCCGGGGATCGTCGCGGCGGTGTCGGCGATGATCACGCGCATCGGCGGCAACATCGTCGCGTTCGACCAGTACTCCGACGACCCGACCGGGGGCGCGTACTTCCAGCGCGTGGTGTTCCACCGCCCCGGCTTCGCGGCCGACCGCCCCGCCATCGAGGGCGAGATCGCGCAGACGCTCGCCGGATTCGAGCTGGAGTGGTCGCTCACCGACCAGTCGGTGCCGAAGCGCATGGCGATCCTCGCCTCCCAGCAGGACCACTGCCTGCTCGACCTGCTCTGGCGACACCGTCGGGGCGATCTGCCCGTCACGATCCCGATGGTGATCTCGAACCACACCACCTCCGCCGAGGACGTCCGCTCCTTCGGCGTGCCGTTCTTCCACGTGCCCAGCACCCCCGGACCCGACAAGTCGGCCTCCGAGGCGAAGATCCTCGAACTGCTCAAGGGGAACGTCGATGTCGTCGTGCTCGCCCGCTACATGCAGATCCTGTCGGGCGACTTCCTGTCGCAGCTGGGCGTGCCGGTGATCAACATCCACCACTCCTTCCTGCCCGCCTTCATCGGCGCCGAGCCCTACAAGAAGGCCAAGGAGCGCGGCGTCAAGCTCATCGGCGCGACGTCCCACTACGTCACCGACGACCTCGACGAGGGTCCGATCATCGAGCAGGACACCGTGCGGGTGACCCACGCCGACTCCGCCGCCGAGCTCGCCCGTCGCGGCGCCGATGTCGAGCGCCAGGTGCTCTCGCGCGCCGTGCTGTGGCACGCCGAGGACCGCGTCATCCGTCACGGCAACCACACGATCGTCTTCTGA
- a CDS encoding IclR family transcriptional regulator C-terminal domain-containing protein: MTATSDEPTTAERRGEPAPSRDTVQSLARGLAVIRAFDADHPELTLSEVARRADITRAAAGRFLRTLEELGYVRGRDRLFALTPRVLELGFSYLSALSIPEIVQPHLERLSREVDESVSAAVLDGEEIVYIARVPTRRIMSVRITIGTRFPAFATSMGRALLAGMPAAERDALLAASALPALTDRTLTNASALRDELARVAEQGWALVDGELEPGLRSVAVPLHDRRGDVVAAVNVSTSATRDSVDHVLAQYLPPLQQTAAAIDAELRLV, encoded by the coding sequence GTGACCGCGACCAGCGACGAGCCCACCACGGCCGAGCGCCGCGGCGAGCCGGCCCCGAGCAGGGACACCGTACAGTCCCTCGCGCGGGGGCTCGCCGTCATCCGCGCGTTCGATGCCGACCATCCGGAGCTCACGCTGAGCGAGGTCGCGCGACGCGCCGACATCACGCGCGCGGCGGCCGGCCGGTTCCTCCGCACTCTCGAGGAGCTGGGCTACGTCCGCGGGCGTGACCGGCTCTTCGCCCTGACGCCGCGGGTGCTCGAACTGGGCTTCAGCTACCTCTCGGCGCTGTCGATCCCCGAGATCGTGCAGCCGCACCTCGAGCGGCTCTCGCGCGAGGTCGACGAGAGCGTGTCGGCGGCTGTGCTCGACGGCGAGGAGATCGTGTACATCGCTCGCGTGCCGACTCGCCGCATCATGAGCGTGCGCATCACGATCGGCACGCGGTTCCCCGCCTTCGCGACGTCGATGGGACGCGCGCTGCTGGCCGGGATGCCGGCTGCCGAGCGCGACGCGCTGCTCGCGGCATCCGCTCTCCCCGCCCTCACCGACCGCACCCTCACGAACGCCAGCGCGCTGCGCGACGAGCTCGCGCGGGTGGCGGAGCAGGGGTGGGCGCTGGTGGACGGGGAACTGGAGCCCGGGCTTCGCTCGGTGGCCGTGCCGCTGCACGATCGTCGGGGGGACGTGGTCGCGGCCGTCAACGTCTCGACGAGCGCCACCCGCGACAGCGTCGACCACGTCCTCGCGCAGTACCTGCCGCCGCTGCAGCAGACCGCGGCGGCCATCGACGCCGAGCTGCGCCTGGTCTAG
- a CDS encoding thiolase family protein, translating to MATYIYDAVRTPFGRAGGALSGVRPDDLAAIVMKATIERTGLDPARIDDVIFGDANQAGEDNRNVARMGALLAGFPTSVTGVTVNRLCASSVEAVVLGSRAIEAGDTDIVLAGGVESMSRAPYVVEKSPRPWPSVGNQTMWNTSIGWRMTNPKLPKHWTISNGESAELIAREWGISRAAQDEFAVRSHRLAAEAWAAGHYDGEIVQVPGAELARDEGIRDDTSVEKLAGLKALFAADGEGTVTAGNSSPINDGASAVLLAREGALPGEPLARITARAAHGVDPDQFPIAPIEAANKALARAGRAWADVDFVELNEAFASQSLACLAGWPELDPDKLNVHGGALAIGHPLGASGGRIIGHAAHELRRRGGGVAVAAICIGVGQGLAVVLER from the coding sequence ATGGCCACCTACATCTATGACGCCGTCCGCACGCCGTTCGGGCGCGCCGGCGGCGCCCTGTCGGGCGTGCGGCCCGACGACCTCGCCGCCATCGTGATGAAGGCGACGATCGAGCGCACCGGCCTCGACCCCGCCCGGATCGACGACGTGATCTTCGGCGATGCGAACCAGGCGGGCGAAGACAACCGCAACGTCGCGCGCATGGGCGCGCTGCTGGCCGGGTTCCCGACATCCGTCACGGGCGTCACCGTGAACCGCCTGTGCGCCTCGTCCGTCGAGGCGGTGGTGCTGGGCTCGCGCGCGATCGAGGCCGGCGACACCGACATCGTGCTCGCGGGGGGTGTCGAATCGATGAGCCGCGCGCCGTACGTGGTCGAGAAGTCGCCGCGGCCGTGGCCGAGCGTGGGCAACCAGACGATGTGGAACACGTCGATCGGGTGGCGCATGACCAACCCGAAGCTGCCGAAGCACTGGACGATCTCGAACGGCGAGTCCGCGGAGCTCATCGCGCGTGAGTGGGGCATCTCGCGCGCAGCGCAGGACGAGTTCGCCGTGCGCTCGCACCGGCTCGCCGCCGAGGCATGGGCGGCCGGGCACTACGACGGCGAGATCGTGCAGGTTCCGGGGGCGGAGCTGGCCCGCGACGAGGGCATCCGCGACGACACCTCGGTCGAGAAGCTCGCGGGGCTCAAGGCCCTGTTCGCCGCCGACGGCGAGGGAACGGTCACGGCCGGCAACTCCTCGCCGATCAATGACGGGGCGTCCGCCGTGCTCCTCGCGCGCGAGGGCGCGCTGCCCGGCGAGCCGCTCGCCCGCATCACCGCGCGCGCCGCCCACGGCGTCGATCCCGACCAGTTCCCGATCGCGCCGATCGAGGCCGCGAACAAGGCGCTGGCGCGGGCCGGTCGCGCGTGGGCCGACGTCGACTTCGTCGAGCTCAACGAGGCGTTCGCGTCGCAGTCGCTCGCCTGCCTGGCCGGCTGGCCCGAGCTAGATCCCGACAAGCTCAACGTGCACGGCGGCGCACTCGCGATCGGCCACCCGCTCGGCGCCTCCGGCGGACGCATCATCGGCCACGCCGCGCACGAGCTGCGTCGGCGCGGCGGCGGTGTGGCCGTCGCCGCCATCTGCATCGGCGTCGGGCAGGGCCTCGCCGTCGTCCTGGAGCGGTGA
- a CDS encoding 3-oxoacid CoA-transferase subunit B: MSAAEFTTSATRITRQQLAARIAQDIPEGSYVNLGIGAPTLVADYLPQDQEIILHTENGMLGMGPSPAVGEVDPDLINAGKQPVTALAGSAYFHHADSFGMMRGGHLDVCVLGAFQVSQAGDLANWSTGAPGAIPAVGGAMDLAIGAKNVYVMTDLLTKSGESKLVEACTYPLTGVECVTRVYTDHAVFDVTPDGFAVREAFGDNTVELLAELTGLELTDASETADAAARGIREEN, from the coding sequence GTGAGCGCCGCAGAATTCACGACGTCCGCCACGCGGATCACGCGCCAGCAGCTCGCGGCGCGCATCGCGCAGGACATCCCCGAGGGCTCGTACGTCAACCTCGGCATCGGGGCGCCGACGCTCGTCGCCGACTACCTGCCGCAGGACCAGGAGATCATCCTGCACACCGAGAATGGGATGCTCGGCATGGGGCCGTCGCCGGCCGTCGGCGAGGTCGACCCCGACCTCATCAACGCCGGCAAGCAGCCGGTCACCGCGCTCGCCGGATCCGCGTACTTCCATCACGCCGACTCGTTCGGCATGATGCGCGGCGGCCACCTCGACGTGTGCGTGCTCGGCGCCTTCCAGGTGTCGCAGGCGGGCGACCTCGCGAACTGGTCGACCGGCGCGCCCGGCGCGATCCCCGCCGTCGGCGGCGCCATGGACCTCGCCATCGGCGCCAAGAACGTCTACGTCATGACCGACCTCCTCACCAAGAGCGGGGAGTCCAAGCTCGTCGAGGCGTGCACGTACCCGCTCACCGGCGTCGAGTGCGTCACTCGCGTCTACACCGACCACGCCGTCTTCGACGTCACCCCCGACGGGTTCGCCGTCCGCGAGGCGTTCGGCGACAACACCGTCGAGCTTCTCGCAGAGCTCACCGGACTGGAACTGACCGATGCATCGGAGACAGCGGATGCCGCGGCCCGCGGCATCCGTGAGGAGAACTGA
- a CDS encoding 3-oxoacid CoA-transferase subunit A, producing MIDKTVGSVEDAVAGIRDGATIMIGGFGRAGQPVELIDALIAQGAGDLTIINNNAGNGDTGLAALLAKKRVRKIVCSFPRQHDSWVFDGLYRAGEIELELVPQGNLAERIRAAGAGIGAFFSPTGVGTQLAEGKELREIDGRTYALEYPIKADVALVSAYRGDRWGNLIYRETARNFGPIMAAAASTTIVQVDEIVPLGSLDPETVVTPGIFVDRVVAVGERAWLRDGAFVGGVDIEGRLLADASTGSATGAEGDQ from the coding sequence ATGATCGACAAGACCGTGGGCTCCGTCGAGGACGCCGTGGCCGGCATCCGTGACGGAGCGACCATCATGATCGGCGGGTTCGGGCGAGCGGGGCAGCCCGTGGAGCTGATCGACGCCCTTATCGCCCAGGGCGCCGGCGACCTCACGATCATCAACAACAACGCGGGCAACGGCGATACGGGGCTGGCCGCCCTCCTCGCCAAGAAGCGCGTGCGAAAGATCGTGTGCTCGTTTCCGCGCCAGCACGACTCGTGGGTGTTCGACGGCTTGTACCGCGCCGGTGAGATCGAGCTCGAGCTGGTGCCGCAGGGCAACCTCGCCGAGCGCATCCGCGCCGCGGGCGCGGGCATCGGCGCGTTCTTCTCGCCGACCGGCGTCGGCACGCAGCTGGCCGAGGGCAAGGAGCTCCGCGAGATCGACGGGCGAACGTACGCCCTCGAGTATCCGATCAAGGCGGATGTCGCGCTGGTGAGCGCGTACCGCGGTGACCGCTGGGGCAACCTCATCTACCGCGAGACGGCGCGCAACTTCGGTCCGATCATGGCCGCCGCCGCGTCCACCACGATCGTGCAGGTCGACGAGATCGTGCCGCTCGGGTCGCTCGATCCCGAGACCGTGGTCACCCCGGGCATCTTCGTCGACCGCGTGGTCGCCGTGGGGGAGCGGGCGTGGCTGCGCGACGGCGCGTTCGTCGGCGGCGTGGACATCGAAGGGCGCCTCCTCGCGGACGCGTCGACAGGCTCAGCGACCGGAGCGGAGGGCGACCAGTGA
- a CDS encoding prolyl oligopeptidase family serine peptidase has protein sequence MSPHVRTRILGVAAVAAGALLSAGLVAPAAVAATPGDYSGSLPTGTTWLASVPADWNGTVLLYSHGYRPSFVPGNPASVAPNEATKALLLEQGYALVGSSYAASGWAVPTAVDDQLQSLDAMLDQTGLDPEHILAYGTSMGGLVTGRIAESAGDVVEGAMPTCGLMEGGVDLNNYQLDGAHAIDQLLAPAQDIDIEGYATLPEAFAASSALSSAVQAGQQTPEGRARVALAAALFHLSDGVLAADAPTDPAVAQQALFSQLIGTIGFVTPGRFDIESTAGGNATWNVGVDYQKLFAQSADRALVAELYRQAGLDLNADLATLTQTADVVADPGSVETLRASSGLTGDLEMPVLSLHTLDDVLAPVQVEEEYAEDVRAAGDRNLLRQYFVDHVGHCNFTPAEIAAGIETLMDRVETGHWGGQSAELMNSLAASLDESGSAFVQTKPGEFLGDRERR, from the coding sequence ATGTCCCCGCACGTTCGCACGCGCATCCTCGGAGTCGCAGCGGTCGCCGCCGGCGCGCTGCTCTCGGCCGGTCTCGTCGCCCCCGCCGCCGTCGCAGCCACTCCGGGCGATTACTCCGGTTCGCTCCCCACCGGCACGACCTGGCTCGCCTCGGTGCCCGCCGACTGGAACGGCACCGTGCTGCTCTACAGCCACGGCTACCGGCCTTCGTTCGTACCCGGGAATCCGGCATCCGTCGCTCCCAATGAGGCGACGAAGGCACTGCTGCTCGAGCAGGGCTACGCGCTCGTCGGCTCGTCGTACGCCGCGAGCGGCTGGGCGGTTCCCACGGCGGTCGACGACCAGCTGCAGTCGCTCGACGCGATGCTGGACCAGACCGGGCTCGACCCCGAGCACATCCTCGCGTACGGCACCTCGATGGGCGGCCTCGTCACAGGCAGGATCGCCGAATCCGCAGGAGACGTCGTCGAGGGCGCCATGCCCACGTGCGGACTCATGGAAGGCGGGGTCGACCTGAACAACTACCAGCTCGACGGCGCGCACGCGATCGACCAGCTGCTGGCGCCCGCGCAGGACATCGACATCGAGGGCTACGCCACGCTTCCCGAGGCCTTCGCGGCGTCGTCGGCACTGAGCTCAGCGGTGCAGGCCGGCCAGCAGACGCCCGAGGGGCGTGCGCGCGTCGCCCTCGCCGCCGCCCTGTTCCACCTGTCGGACGGCGTTCTCGCGGCAGACGCACCCACCGATCCCGCCGTGGCACAGCAGGCGCTCTTCTCTCAGCTCATCGGCACGATCGGCTTCGTCACCCCGGGGCGGTTCGACATCGAGTCGACCGCCGGCGGCAACGCGACGTGGAACGTCGGCGTCGACTACCAGAAGCTCTTCGCGCAGTCGGCCGACCGCGCACTCGTCGCAGAGCTGTACCGGCAGGCCGGCCTGGACCTGAACGCCGACCTCGCGACGCTGACGCAGACCGCCGACGTCGTCGCGGACCCGGGATCGGTCGAGACGCTCCGCGCGTCGTCGGGCCTGACCGGCGACCTCGAGATGCCCGTGCTGTCGCTCCACACCCTCGACGACGTGCTCGCCCCCGTGCAGGTCGAGGAGGAGTACGCCGAGGACGTCCGCGCGGCAGGCGACCGGAACCTCCTCCGTCAGTACTTCGTCGACCACGTCGGACACTGCAACTTCACGCCGGCGGAGATCGCGGCCGGTATCGAGACGCTCATGGACCGCGTCGAGACCGGGCACTGGGGCGGCCAGTCGGCCGAGCTCATGAACAGCCTGGCCGCGTCGCTGGACGAGAGCGGATCGGCCTTCGTGCAGACGAAGCCCGGCGAGTTCCTCGGCGACCGCGAACGCCGCTGA